A window of Mustela nigripes isolate SB6536 chromosome 9, MUSNIG.SB6536, whole genome shotgun sequence contains these coding sequences:
- the ALDH1B1 gene encoding LOW QUALITY PROTEIN: aldehyde dehydrogenase X, mitochondrial (The sequence of the model RefSeq protein was modified relative to this genomic sequence to represent the inferred CDS: inserted 1 base in 1 codon), which yields MLRPLVPRLLCLRVRTAPYSSAAALPSPIPNPDIRYNQLFINNEWQXAASKKTFPTVNPATGEVIGHVAEGDRADVDRAVKAAREAFRLGSPWRRMDASERGRLLNRLADLVERDRVYLASLETLDNGKPFQESYALDLDEVIKVYRYFAGWADKWHGKTIPMDGEHFCFTRHEPVGVCGQIIPWNFPLVMQGWKLAPALATGNTVVMKVAEQTPLSALYLASLIKEAGFPPGVVNIVTGYGPTAGAAIAQHMDVDKVAFTGSTEVGHLIQKAAGDSNLKRVTLELGGKSPSIVLADADMDHAVEQCHEALFFNMGQCCCAGSRTFVEESIYDEFLERTVEKAKQRRVGNPFELDTQQGPQVDKEQFERILSYIHLGQKEGAQLLCGGERFGERGFFIKPTVFGGVQDDMRIAREEIFGPVQPLFKFRKMEEVIERANNTRYGLAAAVFTRDLDKAMYFTQALQAGTVWVNTYNIVTCHTPFGGFKESGNGRELGEDGLKAYTEVKTVTIKIPQKNS from the exons ATGCTGCGCCCCCTGGTGCCACGGCTGCTTTGCCTCCGTGTTCGGACCGCCCCATACTCTTCCGCGGCCGCCCTTCCAAGTCCCATCCCAAACCCAGACATCCGCTACAACCAGCTGTTCATCAACAATGAGTGGC ATGCCGCCAGCAAGAAGACCTTCCCGACAGTTAACCCCGCCACGGGAGAGGTCATTGGCCACGTGGCCGAAGGGGATCGGGCTGACGTGGATCGGGCAGTGAAAGCAGCCCGCGAGGCTTTCCGCCTGGGGTCTCCATGGCGCCGGATGGATGCCTCCGAGCGCGGCCGGCTGCTGAACCGCCTGGCGGACCTAGTGGAGCGGGATCGTGTCTACCTGGCTTCACTGGAGACATTGGACAATGGGAAGCCTTTCCAGGAGTCCTATGCCTTGGACCTGGATGAGGTCATCAAAGTATACCGGTACTTTGCTGGCTGGGCTGACAAGTGGCACGGCAAGACCATCCCCATGGATGGAGAGCATTTCTGCTTCACCCGCCACGAGCCTGTCGGCGTCTGTGGCCAGATCATCCCATGGAACTTTCCCTTGGTCATGCAGGGCTGGAAACTCGCCCCGGCACTGGCCACCGGCAACACAGTGGTCATGAAGGTGGCAGAGCAGACCCCCCTTTCTGCCCTGTACTTGGCCTCCCTCATCAAAGAGGCGGGCTTTCCCCCTGGGGTGGTGAACATTGTCACCGGCTACGGCCCCACGGCGGGTGCCGCCATCGCCCAGCACATGGATGTCGACAAGGTGGCCTTCACCGGCTCTACTGAGGTGGGCCACCTGATCCAGAAGGCGGCTGGAGATTCCAACCTGAAGAGAGTCACCCTGGAGCTGGGTGGGAAGAGCCCCAGCATCGTGTTGGCCGACGCGGACATGGACCACGCCGTGGAGCAGTGCCACGAAGCCCTGTTCTTCAACATGGGCCAGTGCTGCTGTGCGGGCTCCCGGACCTTCGTTGAAGAATCCATCTATGACGAATTTCTTGAGAGAACGGTGGAGAAGGCTAAGCAGAGAAGAGTCGGGAATCCCTTTGAGCTGGACACCCAGCAGGGGCCCCAGGTGGACAAAGAGCAGTTTGAACGAATCCTGAGCTACATCCATCTTGGCCAGAAGGAGGGGGCACAACTTCTCTGCGGCGGGGAACGTTTTGGGGAGCGCGGTTTCTTCATCAAGCCCACGGTCTTTGGCGGCGTGCAGGATGATATGAGGATCGCCAGAGAGGAGATCTTTGGGCCTGTGCAGCCCTTATTTAAATTCAGGAAGATGGAGGAGGTGATCGAGAGGGCCAACAACACCAGGTATGGCTTGGCTGCCGCCGTGTTCACCCGGGATCTGGACAAGGCCATGTACTTCACACAGGCGCTCCAGGCCGGCACGGTGTGGGTAAACACCTACAACATTGTTACCTGCCACACGCCCTTTGGAGGGTTTAAGGAATCTGGCaatgggagggagctgggggaggatGGGCTTAAGGCCTACACGGAGGTGAAGACAGTTACCATCAAGATTCCTCAAAAGAACTCGTAA